Proteins encoded in a region of the Streptomyces sp. NBC_00258 genome:
- a CDS encoding peptidoglycan D,D-transpeptidase FtsI family protein — protein sequence MNKTIRRASVFTLLLVLALLVRATWVQFYEGQALADSKDNRRNAIEQYAYPLGNIIVAGNAITGSAQTKGGDLKYKRTYTDGSLYAAVTGYSSQVFGATQLEGIYKDLLDGTDTRLKDPLDTITGKRADPGDVVTTIDPDVQKAAYEALGDKKGAAVAIDPKTGKILGVVSTPSYDPSALSAGDSDAWTKLTKDSEKPMTNRAMRQPLPPGSTFKLVVAAAALEDGLYSSVDTKTDSENPYTLPGTTRVLENESKSAPCENATIRVALQYSCNNVFAKMAVDLGQDKLKAMAEKFGFNDKSQDVPVRAYESVYPSDMEKSSTALTGIGQFDVTATPLQMAMVSAAIANGGKLVSPHMVSQISDADGNVLENYDDSTDSKEIVSSSTAEQLQSAMQTVVDEGTGTNAQISGATVGGKTGTAQHGENNSKTPYAWFTSYAKDDSSGKEVAVAVLVEQSNAARSEVSGNGLAAPVAKAMMQAALKN from the coding sequence ATGAACAAAACGATCAGGCGCGCCTCCGTCTTCACCCTGCTGCTCGTCCTCGCCCTGCTTGTCCGGGCGACCTGGGTGCAGTTCTACGAAGGCCAGGCGCTCGCGGACAGCAAGGACAACCGACGGAACGCGATCGAGCAGTACGCGTACCCGCTCGGGAACATCATCGTGGCCGGCAACGCGATCACCGGTTCCGCGCAGACGAAGGGCGGCGACCTCAAGTACAAGCGCACGTACACCGACGGCAGCCTCTACGCGGCGGTCACGGGCTACAGCTCGCAGGTGTTCGGGGCGACGCAGCTGGAGGGCATCTACAAGGATCTGCTCGACGGCACGGACACCCGTCTGAAGGACCCCCTCGACACGATCACGGGCAAGCGCGCCGACCCGGGTGACGTGGTCACGACGATCGACCCGGACGTGCAGAAGGCGGCGTACGAGGCGCTCGGTGACAAGAAGGGCGCGGCCGTCGCGATCGACCCGAAGACCGGCAAGATCCTCGGCGTCGTGTCCACCCCGTCGTACGACCCCTCGGCGCTCAGTGCCGGCGACTCCGACGCCTGGACGAAGCTGACGAAGGACTCGGAGAAGCCGATGACGAACCGGGCGATGCGCCAGCCGCTGCCGCCGGGTTCGACGTTCAAGCTGGTCGTCGCGGCCGCCGCGCTGGAGGACGGCCTGTACTCCTCGGTGGACACGAAGACCGACAGCGAGAACCCGTACACACTGCCGGGCACGACCAGGGTCCTGGAGAACGAGAGCAAGTCCGCGCCCTGTGAGAACGCGACGATCCGTGTCGCCCTCCAGTACTCGTGCAACAACGTCTTCGCGAAGATGGCCGTCGACCTGGGCCAGGACAAGCTGAAGGCGATGGCCGAGAAGTTCGGCTTCAACGACAAGTCGCAGGACGTGCCCGTGCGGGCGTACGAGAGCGTGTATCCGTCGGACATGGAGAAGTCGTCCACGGCGCTGACGGGCATCGGGCAGTTCGACGTGACCGCGACGCCGTTGCAGATGGCCATGGTGTCGGCCGCCATCGCCAACGGCGGCAAGCTGGTCTCGCCGCACATGGTGTCGCAGATCAGTGACGCGGACGGCAACGTGCTGGAGAACTACGACGACTCGACGGACTCGAAGGAGATCGTCAGCTCGTCCACGGCCGAGCAGCTGCAGTCGGCGATGCAGACGGTCGTCGACGAGGGTACGGGGACGAACGCGCAGATCTCCGGGGCGACGGTGGGTGGCAAGACGGGTACGGCGCAGCACGGTGAGAACAACAGCAAGACGCCGTACGCGTGGTTCACGTCGTACGCGAAGGATGACTCCTCGGGCAAGGAGGTTGCCGTGGCCGTCCTGGTCGAGCAGTCGAATGCGGCTCGGTCGGAGGTCAGCGGTAATGGTTTGGCTGCGCCGGTCGCCAAGGCGATGATGCAGGCCGCGCTGAAGAACTGA
- a CDS encoding IclR family transcriptional regulator codes for MSAVETGGGAQVKSAVRTVELLEYFAGRPGMHSLAAVQEAVGYPKSSLYMLLRTLVELGWVETDATGTRYGIGVRALLVGTSYIDGDEVVAAARPTLDRLSDDTTETIHLARLDGTNVVYLATRQSQHYLRPFTRVGRRLPAHSTSLGKALLATHTDEQVRKLLPETLPALTEHTITDREKLIEELHQVREQGFAVDREENTLGLRCFGVAIPYRTPARDAISCSVPVARLTPAHEQMVKDALFDARDRLTLATRRL; via the coding sequence ATGTCGGCAGTCGAGACGGGCGGCGGGGCACAGGTCAAGTCCGCGGTGCGGACGGTTGAATTGCTCGAGTACTTCGCCGGACGCCCGGGCATGCACTCCCTGGCCGCCGTGCAGGAGGCAGTCGGGTACCCCAAGTCCAGTCTCTACATGCTGCTGCGCACGCTTGTCGAGCTCGGCTGGGTCGAGACGGACGCCACGGGCACGCGGTACGGCATCGGCGTACGGGCGCTGCTCGTCGGTACGTCGTACATCGACGGCGACGAGGTCGTGGCGGCCGCGCGGCCGACGCTGGACCGGCTCTCCGACGACACGACGGAGACGATCCACCTGGCGCGCCTCGACGGCACGAACGTCGTGTACCTCGCGACCCGCCAGTCCCAGCACTACCTCCGCCCCTTCACGCGCGTGGGCCGCCGGCTGCCGGCGCACTCCACCTCGCTCGGCAAGGCGCTCCTCGCCACGCACACCGACGAGCAGGTACGGAAGCTGCTCCCGGAGACGCTCCCCGCGCTGACCGAGCACACGATCACCGACCGGGAGAAGCTCATCGAGGAGCTGCACCAGGTGCGGGAGCAGGGGTTCGCGGTGGACCGCGAGGAGAACACGCTCGGGCTGCGCTGCTTCGGCGTCGCGATCCCCTACCGGACGCCCGCCCGGGACGCGATCAGCTGCTCGGTGCCGGTGGCGCGGCTGACGCCCGCTCACGAGCAGATGGTGAAGGACGCTCTGTTCGACGCGCGCGACCGACTGACACTCGCCACCCGGAGGCTCTGA
- a CDS encoding DinB family protein has translation MLPSVTTDTYQTLPDGRPIPLMTGAERPMLESRLAFHRATLESKCAGLDDGQVRLASAAPSELTLLGLVQHLAEVERNWFQAVFAGLDVPTLYEDGAGGYALDPERGLDDALADWRREVGRGQELSAGRSLDDLGRIVEGPVAGLEVSLRWILVHLIEEYARHNGHADIVRERIDGVTGA, from the coding sequence ATGCTGCCGAGCGTGACCACCGACACGTACCAGACCCTGCCGGACGGCCGCCCCATCCCGCTCATGACCGGAGCGGAGCGGCCCATGCTGGAGAGCCGGCTCGCGTTCCACCGGGCCACCCTGGAGTCGAAGTGTGCGGGGCTGGACGACGGCCAGGTGCGGCTGGCGTCCGCCGCGCCGTCGGAGCTGACGCTGCTCGGGCTGGTGCAGCACCTGGCCGAGGTGGAGCGGAACTGGTTCCAGGCGGTGTTCGCGGGACTCGACGTGCCGACGCTGTACGAGGACGGCGCCGGCGGATACGCCCTCGACCCGGAGCGCGGGCTCGACGACGCGCTGGCGGACTGGCGCCGCGAGGTCGGGCGCGGGCAGGAGCTGTCCGCCGGACGGTCGCTCGACGACCTCGGCCGGATTGTCGAGGGGCCGGTGGCCGGGCTGGAGGTCAGTCTGCGCTGGATCCTTGTCCACCTGATCGAGGAATACGCGCGGCACAACGGTCACGCGGACATCGTCAGGGAGCGGATCGACGGGGTCACAGGCGCCTGA
- a CDS encoding DUF1349 domain-containing protein, with product MDLELPELPFSLRTYGPDGHWSYEDGVLTGWAGARQDRFVPPTDEGLDPASDAPRLLGSPEGDFQLIARVTVGFAGAFDAGVLYVHVGERAWAKLCLENSPDVPTVCTVVTRGHSDDANSFAVDGSSVWLRISRTGRAFAFHASRDGKRWTFVRLFTLADEKETGAALIGFMTQSPMGEGCVVTYDHIEYRPDWPADLRDGT from the coding sequence ATGGACTTGGAACTTCCCGAACTTCCCTTTTCTCTCCGGACGTACGGGCCCGACGGGCACTGGTCGTACGAGGACGGGGTGCTCACCGGGTGGGCGGGGGCGCGGCAGGACCGGTTCGTGCCGCCGACCGACGAGGGGCTGGACCCCGCGTCCGACGCCCCCCGGCTGCTCGGGTCGCCGGAGGGGGACTTCCAGCTCATCGCCCGGGTCACGGTCGGTTTCGCCGGGGCCTTCGACGCGGGCGTGCTGTACGTACACGTGGGTGAGCGGGCCTGGGCCAAGCTCTGCCTGGAGAACTCGCCGGACGTGCCCACCGTCTGCACGGTCGTCACCCGGGGCCACTCCGACGACGCCAACTCCTTCGCGGTGGACGGCAGTTCGGTGTGGCTGAGGATCAGCCGCACAGGCCGCGCCTTCGCCTTCCACGCGTCGAGGGACGGCAAGCGCTGGACCTTCGTCCGCCTCTTCACCCTGGCCGACGAGAAGGAGACCGGCGCCGCCCTGATCGGCTTCATGACCCAGTCCCCGATGGGCGAGGGCTGCGTGGTCACCTACGACCACATCGAATACCGCCCGGACTGGCCGGCGGACCTGAGAGACGGCACCTGA
- a CDS encoding SigE family RNA polymerase sigma factor — MGTVVDDAASVEFHDFFERHYAELARLAHLLTGESDAADDLAADALLALWHRWDRVRAADHPVAYARGVVANLARSRIRSAVRERRRITLFWSQREDKTENPDIPGMVDVQGALRRLPFRKRACVVLRHAFDLSEKDTALALGISVGTVKSQTSKGMAELQRLLGSQEAPRRMHAAVLRATGAEGRER; from the coding sequence GTGGGCACTGTCGTCGACGACGCCGCCTCCGTGGAGTTCCACGATTTCTTCGAGCGCCACTACGCGGAACTGGCGCGCCTGGCCCATCTGTTGACCGGCGAGTCGGACGCCGCCGACGATCTGGCGGCGGACGCGCTGCTCGCGCTGTGGCACCGCTGGGACCGGGTGCGCGCGGCGGACCACCCGGTGGCGTACGCGCGTGGCGTGGTCGCCAATCTGGCCAGGAGCCGGATCCGCAGTGCGGTGCGTGAGCGCAGACGGATCACGCTGTTCTGGTCGCAGCGCGAGGACAAGACCGAGAATCCCGACATACCGGGCATGGTCGATGTCCAGGGAGCCCTGCGCAGACTGCCGTTCCGCAAGCGGGCGTGCGTGGTTCTGCGGCATGCTTTCGACCTCTCGGAGAAGGACACCGCGCTCGCCCTCGGAATCTCGGTCGGTACGGTGAAGAGCCAGACGTCGAAGGGGATGGCGGAACTGCAGCGGTTGCTGGGGTCCCAGGAGGCCCCGCGGCGGATGCACGCGGCGGTACTGCGTGCCACCGGAGCCGAAGGGAGGGAACGATGA
- the ectA gene encoding diaminobutyrate acetyltransferase: MTAAQADLQAEFLEMPEGLRIDRPHVVDGAALWRIAKDSGNLDLNSSYSYLLWCRDFAGTSAVARTADGEPVAFVTGYIRPERPQTLLVWQVAVDAEQRGRGLAAALLDGLTLRIARTHELTTVETTITPGNTASERLFTSYAARHGATVEREVLFDTAHFPDGPHDPEVLYRIGPLSH; encoded by the coding sequence ATGACCGCCGCACAAGCAGACCTGCAAGCGGAATTCCTGGAAATGCCGGAAGGGCTGCGGATCGACCGTCCGCACGTGGTGGACGGAGCCGCGCTCTGGCGCATTGCCAAGGACTCCGGGAACCTCGACCTGAACTCCTCCTACAGCTACCTGCTGTGGTGCCGTGACTTCGCCGGCACCTCCGCGGTGGCGCGCACGGCCGACGGCGAGCCGGTCGCCTTCGTCACCGGCTACATCCGGCCCGAGCGCCCGCAAACGCTTCTCGTGTGGCAGGTGGCCGTCGACGCGGAACAGCGCGGACGCGGCCTCGCCGCCGCGCTCCTCGACGGACTGACCCTGCGGATCGCCCGCACACACGAGCTGACCACCGTCGAGACCACCATCACGCCGGGCAACACCGCCTCCGAGCGGCTGTTCACGTCGTATGCCGCACGCCACGGAGCGACCGTCGAGCGCGAGGTCCTGTTCGACACAGCGCACTTCCCCGACGGACCGCACGACCCAGAGGTGCTGTACCGCATCGGCCCCCTGTCGCACTGA
- a CDS encoding GNAT family N-acetyltransferase → MKVVLRAIHDSDLPVFFRQMMDPESVRMAAFTAKDPTDRDAFDAHWKRIRSLSDVVNRTVLVDGDVVGNAAVYGPPDEREVTYWIDRAYWGRGIATGALRALLDAVPERPLFARAAADNAGSLRVLEKCGFRVSGRDRGFANARGEEIDEVVLTLEG, encoded by the coding sequence GTGAAGGTCGTGCTCCGTGCGATCCACGACAGCGATCTGCCGGTGTTCTTCCGGCAGATGATGGATCCCGAGTCGGTGCGGATGGCCGCGTTCACCGCGAAGGACCCGACGGACCGGGACGCCTTCGACGCCCACTGGAAGCGGATCCGCAGCCTGTCCGACGTCGTCAACCGTACGGTCCTCGTGGACGGTGACGTGGTCGGCAACGCGGCGGTGTACGGCCCGCCGGACGAGCGCGAAGTCACGTACTGGATCGACCGGGCGTACTGGGGGCGGGGGATCGCCACGGGCGCGTTGCGGGCGCTGCTCGATGCCGTGCCCGAGCGTCCGTTGTTCGCTCGGGCGGCGGCGGACAACGCGGGGTCGTTGCGGGTGCTGGAGAAGTGCGGGTTTCGCGTCTCCGGGCGGGACAGGGGTTTCGCGAATGCGCGGGGCGAGGAGATCGACGAGGTTGTGCTGACGCTGGAGGGGTGA
- a CDS encoding sensor histidine kinase, whose protein sequence is MTALARTLFGRRTRRRWIHLILGGALAMPYVFVGELIVGPFTNSENLFSSLPHQLFAFGAGLPLAAITGLFPLTRPMSVAVVRALCGVDGDRLADGPARTRQAKGRTAVWFTLHLGFGGVIAGMSLATPPFAVVLIVLPLFVALRDSRLDLPEIFDHTWALALSPVAGAAMLAALAGSAAGAGALLARWAPDLLGPTPEDRLAAAEAHAADLAVRNRLARELHDSVGHALSAVTLQASAARRVLDSDPEFVREALAAIEDTTRRTVGELDAVLGVLRDADSPGGAPGVPGSASTPAPSPTLAADLDGLLRRTRAGGLGVAVAMEADPEALPPLVSREAYRIVQEALSNALKHAGPGTSVTLRIRVVLDGKELAITAENPAPTAVVPRPGGGHGLRGIADRARLLGGTAESGPVDGVWRLHVRLPLEGPV, encoded by the coding sequence GTGACCGCACTCGCCCGGACCCTGTTCGGGAGGCGGACGCGTCGCCGGTGGATCCATCTGATCCTCGGCGGCGCGCTCGCCATGCCGTACGTCTTCGTCGGCGAGCTGATCGTCGGCCCGTTCACGAACTCCGAGAACCTGTTCAGCTCGCTGCCCCACCAGCTTTTCGCCTTCGGTGCCGGGCTGCCGCTCGCCGCGATCACCGGGCTGTTCCCGCTGACCCGGCCGATGTCGGTGGCCGTGGTCCGGGCCCTGTGCGGGGTCGACGGCGACCGCCTCGCCGACGGGCCCGCGCGCACCCGCCAGGCGAAGGGACGTACGGCGGTGTGGTTCACGCTGCACCTGGGGTTCGGCGGAGTGATCGCCGGAATGTCCCTCGCGACGCCGCCCTTCGCGGTGGTGCTGATCGTGCTGCCGCTCTTCGTGGCGCTGCGCGACTCCCGGCTCGATCTGCCCGAAATCTTCGACCACACCTGGGCGTTGGCGCTCTCCCCGGTCGCGGGTGCGGCGATGCTGGCGGCCCTCGCCGGCTCCGCGGCGGGCGCGGGCGCGCTGCTGGCCCGCTGGGCGCCGGATCTGCTCGGGCCCACCCCCGAGGACCGGCTCGCCGCCGCCGAGGCCCACGCCGCCGACCTCGCCGTGCGCAACCGGCTGGCCCGCGAGCTGCACGACTCCGTCGGCCACGCGCTGAGCGCCGTCACGCTCCAGGCGAGCGCGGCCCGCCGGGTCCTGGACAGCGACCCGGAGTTCGTGCGCGAGGCGCTGGCCGCGATCGAGGACACCACCCGGCGCACGGTGGGCGAACTCGACGCCGTACTGGGCGTGTTGCGCGATGCCGACTCCCCCGGCGGCGCGCCGGGCGTCCCCGGCTCGGCCTCCACGCCCGCTCCCTCGCCCACGCTCGCCGCTGACCTCGACGGTCTGCTCCGCCGCACCCGTGCGGGCGGCCTCGGCGTGGCCGTCGCCATGGAGGCGGACCCCGAGGCGCTGCCCCCGCTCGTCTCCCGCGAGGCGTACCGCATCGTGCAGGAGGCGCTGAGCAACGCCCTCAAGCACGCCGGACCCGGGACGTCCGTGACGCTCCGGATCAGGGTGGTCCTCGACGGCAAGGAGCTGGCCATCACCGCCGAGAATCCCGCGCCGACGGCAGTGGTCCCCCGTCCCGGCGGCGGCCACGGGCTGCGCGGGATCGCCGACCGGGCCCGGCTCCTGGGCGGCACCGCGGAGTCCGGGCCGGTGGACGGGGTGTGGCGCCTGCACGTACGACTCCCTCTGGAAGGACCCGTATGA
- a CDS encoding aldehyde dehydrogenase (NADP(+)) produces MAAAPVWSVDPRTGKQREQVAVEATAQEVDAAVRAAHAARGALADRTVRAAFLRSAADQLESAKDHLVEAADAETALGPVRLTGELARTCYQLRAFADIVDEGEFLGVVINHPDDTATPPIPDLRRYKVPLGVVAVYSASNFPFAFSVPGGDTASALAAGCPVVVKAHPDHPGLSELVASVLRRAAAQHDIPDGVLGLVHGFDAGVELVKHPLVTAAGFTGSVRGGRALFDAAAARPAPIPFHGELGSLNPVVITEAAAAERAEAIGTGLAGSMTLGVGQFCVKPGLVLAPSGASGDRLVKSLTDAVSDTDAGVLLDHRMRDNFVAGVAERAELADVDAPVTPGAGSEHTVSPGFLTVPAERLASEGEYDLLLEECFGPVTVVARYEDEAEANAVLARLPGNLTATVHLSTEETAGEGRGAEILAELTPLAGRVLVNAWPTGVAVAPAQHHGGPYPATTSTSTSVGGTAIERWLRPVAYQNTPEALLPAELRDDNPLGLPRRYDGRLQR; encoded by the coding sequence GTGGCAGCAGCACCAGTCTGGAGTGTCGACCCCCGAACCGGGAAGCAGCGCGAGCAGGTTGCGGTGGAAGCCACAGCCCAGGAGGTGGACGCGGCCGTCCGCGCGGCCCACGCCGCCCGGGGAGCACTCGCCGACCGCACCGTCCGCGCGGCCTTCCTGCGCTCCGCGGCCGACCAGCTCGAAAGCGCCAAGGACCACCTGGTCGAAGCCGCGGACGCGGAGACCGCGCTCGGCCCGGTCCGGCTCACCGGCGAGCTCGCCCGCACCTGCTACCAGCTGCGGGCCTTCGCGGACATCGTCGACGAGGGCGAGTTCCTCGGGGTCGTGATCAACCACCCCGACGACACCGCGACCCCGCCGATCCCGGACCTGCGCCGATACAAGGTCCCGCTGGGCGTCGTCGCCGTCTACTCGGCCTCGAACTTCCCCTTCGCCTTCTCCGTGCCCGGCGGCGACACCGCGAGCGCGCTCGCCGCGGGCTGCCCGGTCGTCGTCAAGGCACACCCCGACCACCCGGGCCTGTCCGAGCTGGTCGCGTCCGTCCTGCGCCGGGCCGCCGCCCAGCACGACATCCCGGACGGTGTCCTCGGTCTGGTGCACGGCTTCGACGCGGGTGTCGAGCTGGTCAAGCACCCGCTGGTCACGGCCGCCGGATTCACCGGTTCGGTACGCGGTGGACGTGCCCTCTTCGACGCGGCGGCCGCCAGGCCCGCGCCGATCCCCTTCCACGGCGAGCTGGGTTCCCTGAACCCCGTCGTCATCACCGAGGCCGCGGCCGCCGAGCGCGCCGAGGCGATCGGTACGGGGCTGGCGGGCTCCATGACGCTGGGTGTCGGCCAGTTCTGCGTGAAGCCCGGGCTGGTGCTGGCGCCGTCCGGCGCGTCCGGTGACCGCCTGGTCAAGTCGCTCACCGACGCGGTGAGCGACACGGACGCGGGCGTTCTCCTGGACCACCGCATGCGTGACAACTTCGTCGCGGGGGTCGCCGAGCGGGCCGAACTCGCCGACGTGGACGCCCCGGTGACCCCGGGCGCGGGCAGTGAGCACACGGTGAGCCCCGGCTTCCTGACGGTTCCGGCCGAGCGGCTCGCGAGCGAGGGGGAGTACGACCTGCTCCTCGAGGAGTGCTTCGGGCCGGTCACCGTCGTCGCGCGCTACGAGGACGAGGCCGAGGCCAACGCGGTGCTCGCCCGGCTGCCCGGCAACCTCACCGCTACCGTCCACCTCTCCACGGAGGAGACCGCCGGCGAGGGACGCGGTGCGGAGATCCTCGCCGAGCTGACGCCGCTCGCGGGGCGCGTCCTGGTCAACGCGTGGCCGACAGGCGTCGCGGTCGCGCCCGCCCAGCACCATGGGGGGCCGTACCCGGCGACCACGTCCACGTCCACGTCGGTCGGCGGTACGGCGATCGAGCGGTGGCTGCGGCCGGTCGCGTACCAGAACACGCCGGAGGCGCTGCTGCCGGCGGAGCTCCGTGACGACAACCCGTTGGGGCTGCCGCGGCGGTACGACGGGCGTCTGCAGCGGTAG
- a CDS encoding response regulator transcription factor, with product MTIRIVLADDERMVRTALRAILTAEPDLEVVGEAATGAEAVSVVRGLTPDVVLMDVRMPEIDGIRATEQILATLPDPPRVVVVTTFENDAYVYEALRAGASGFLLKRTDADSLVQAVRLVAHSDSLLFPAAVRALATEYGRAKAAPPAWVARLTGRESEVLRLMAAGLTNAEIADRIGVGPATVKTHVAAVLAKTATRDRTQAVIAAYEAGFMKDTAS from the coding sequence ATGACCATCCGGATCGTCCTCGCCGACGACGAGCGCATGGTGCGCACCGCGCTGCGCGCGATCCTGACGGCCGAGCCAGATCTGGAGGTCGTCGGCGAGGCGGCCACGGGTGCCGAAGCCGTGTCCGTCGTCCGCGGGCTGACGCCGGACGTCGTCCTCATGGACGTCCGTATGCCCGAGATCGACGGCATCCGCGCCACCGAGCAGATCCTGGCGACGCTCCCCGATCCCCCACGCGTCGTCGTGGTGACCACCTTCGAGAACGACGCGTACGTGTACGAGGCGCTGCGCGCCGGAGCGTCCGGTTTCCTCCTCAAGCGGACCGACGCCGACTCGCTGGTCCAGGCGGTTCGGCTGGTCGCGCACAGCGACAGCCTGCTGTTCCCCGCGGCGGTGCGTGCGCTCGCCACCGAGTACGGCCGGGCGAAGGCCGCACCGCCGGCCTGGGTGGCGAGGCTCACCGGCCGGGAGAGCGAGGTCCTGCGGCTGATGGCCGCCGGGCTCACCAACGCCGAGATCGCCGACCGCATCGGTGTCGGGCCCGCGACGGTGAAGACCCATGTGGCGGCCGTCCTGGCGAAGACGGCGACCCGGGACCGTACACAGGCGGTGATCGCGGCGTACGAGGCGGGCTTCATGAAGGACACGGCCTCGTGA
- a CDS encoding NCS2 family permease produces MSETQKVGDRPSAGPPPANSVDRYFKISARGSTFAREVRGGFATFFTMAYILVLNPIILGSAKDKFGDQLDTVQLVTATALVAAVMTIIMGVGGNLPLALAAGLGLNAVVAFQIAPLMSWDDAMGLIVLEGLLICVLVVTGLREAVMHAIPQPLKQAISVGIGLFIAFIGFVDAGFVTRIPDVANTTVPVQLGGTGALAGWPILVFCLGVLLTIGLLARKVKGAILISIVTMTIVAIIINEIADIKSWGLTTPKIPDDIVASPDFGLLGDFSLFGAFGEASVITVVLLVFTLILSDFFDTMGTVVGISAEAGLLDEEGKVPNLGRVLLIDGAAAVAGGAASASSSTSYIESAAGVGEGARTGFANLVTGGLFALALFMTPLLTIVPLQAAAPALVAVGFLMMTQVKHIDWDRYEIAIPAFLTIAVMPFTYSITNGIGAGFLAYVLIKTVLGKAKEVHWLLWGTSVLFLIYFAIDPIEQILGVK; encoded by the coding sequence ATGTCCGAAACTCAGAAGGTGGGAGACCGGCCGAGCGCCGGACCACCCCCGGCGAACAGCGTCGACCGGTACTTCAAGATCTCCGCCAGGGGCTCCACCTTCGCCCGTGAGGTACGCGGCGGCTTCGCCACGTTCTTCACGATGGCCTACATCCTTGTCCTGAACCCCATCATCCTGGGCAGCGCCAAGGACAAGTTCGGCGACCAGCTCGACACCGTCCAGCTGGTCACCGCCACCGCACTGGTGGCCGCCGTGATGACGATCATCATGGGCGTCGGCGGCAACCTGCCGCTCGCGCTCGCCGCCGGGCTCGGCCTCAACGCCGTCGTCGCCTTCCAGATCGCCCCGCTGATGAGCTGGGACGACGCGATGGGCCTGATCGTCCTTGAGGGCCTGCTGATCTGCGTCCTGGTGGTGACGGGTCTGCGCGAGGCCGTCATGCACGCGATACCGCAGCCGCTCAAGCAGGCGATCAGCGTCGGCATCGGCCTGTTCATCGCCTTCATCGGCTTCGTCGACGCCGGGTTCGTCACCCGCATCCCGGACGTCGCGAACACGACCGTTCCGGTGCAGCTGGGCGGCACCGGCGCGCTGGCAGGCTGGCCCATCCTGGTCTTCTGCCTCGGTGTGCTGCTGACCATCGGGCTGCTCGCCCGCAAGGTCAAGGGCGCGATCCTGATCAGCATCGTGACCATGACGATCGTCGCGATCATCATCAACGAGATCGCTGACATCAAGAGCTGGGGCCTGACCACACCGAAGATCCCCGACGACATCGTGGCCTCGCCGGACTTCGGGCTGCTCGGCGACTTCAGCCTGTTCGGCGCCTTCGGTGAGGCGAGCGTGATCACCGTTGTACTGCTGGTCTTCACGCTGATCCTGTCGGACTTCTTCGACACCATGGGCACCGTCGTCGGCATCAGCGCCGAGGCCGGGCTCCTGGACGAGGAGGGCAAGGTCCCCAACCTCGGCCGCGTCCTGCTCATCGACGGCGCAGCGGCGGTCGCGGGCGGCGCGGCCTCCGCCTCCTCCTCGACCTCGTACATCGAGTCGGCGGCGGGAGTCGGCGAGGGCGCGCGCACGGGCTTCGCGAACCTGGTCACCGGCGGGCTCTTCGCCCTCGCCCTGTTCATGACCCCGCTGCTGACCATCGTCCCGCTCCAGGCGGCCGCCCCCGCTCTCGTCGCGGTCGGGTTCCTGATGATGACCCAGGTCAAGCACATCGACTGGGACCGCTACGAGATCGCCATCCCGGCGTTCCTGACGATCGCCGTGATGCCCTTCACCTACTCGATCACCAACGGCATCGGGGCGGGCTTCCTGGCCTACGTCCTGATCAAGACGGTCCTCGGCAAGGCGAAGGAGGTCCACTGGCTCCTGTGGGGAACGTCGGTGCTGTTCCTCATCTACTTCGCCATCGACCCGATCGAACAGATCTTGGGCGTGAAGTAA